Proteins co-encoded in one Populus trichocarpa isolate Nisqually-1 chromosome 10, P.trichocarpa_v4.1, whole genome shotgun sequence genomic window:
- the LOC7468096 gene encoding UPF0481 protein At3g47200 produces MEISDSSARQTRNGDHISIDIRHGDHLLASIRRKMETISCSHSICRVKENIRNANKKAYIPDKVSIGPYHHGKQGLETMEEHKWRYMDALLSRKPDLEASLDDCLTALREVEHRARACYEEEINVTDDEFLQMMLVDGCFIIELFLKYSIKSLRRRNDPVFTTPGMLFDLRSNLMLLENQIPLFILQRLFEVVPTPKQCTHSLATLAFHFFKYMIPGDPQIHQQKFNQEGNHILDLICHCLLPRYPRVPGTKSDQKHFRCATELQAAGIRIKRARTKNLLDIKFVSGVLEIPNVLIHQYTESLFKNLIALEHCSGDSVQHITSYVFLMKSLIGSDEDVKLLKKKDILTNYDVNEKEVAKLFEKSCEEVNLNESYYDGLFEQVKGHKSTRKTWHLRSEEFKRSYRRNPLHSCT; encoded by the coding sequence ATGGAGATTTCCGATTCATCTGCAAGGCAGACGCGAAACGGAGACCATATTTCAATTGACATCAGGCATGGCGACCATCTCTTAGCTTCTATCAGAAGAAAAATGGAGACGATTTCTTGTTCGCATTCCATTTGCAGGGTCAAGGAAAACATTCGCAATGCAAATAAGAAGGCATACATCCCTGACAAAGTTTCAATTGGTCCATACCACCATGGCAAGCAAGGATTGGAAACCATGGAAGAGCACAAGTGGCGGTACATGGATGCACTCCTCAGTCGAAAGCCAGACCTGGAAGCATCCCTGGATGATTGTCTCACAGCTCTAAGGGAGGTGGAACATAGAGCACGTGCATGCTATGAAGAAGAGATCAACGTCACAGATGATGAATTCCTGCAAATGATGTTAGTTGATGGTTGTTTCATCATTGAACTCTTCCTGAAGTACTCTATAAAGAGTTTAAGACGCCGCAATGATCCTGTATTCACCACTCCTGGAATGCTCTTCGATTTGAGATCCAATTTGATGTTACTAGAAAATCAAATTCCCTTATTCATTCTTCAAAGACTATTTGAAGTGGTCCCAACTCCTAAACAATGCACGCATTCCCTCGCCACGCTCGCCTTTCATTTCTTCAAGTATATGATTCCAGGAGATCCACAAATCCATCAGCAGAAGTTTAACCAGGAAGGGAACCATATACTCGACTTAATCTGCCACTGTCTGCTTCCAAGATACCCAAGAGTGCCGGGAACCAAGTCAGATCAGAAACATTTTCGTTGCGCAACAGAACTCCAAGCTGCAGGAATTAGGATCAAGAGGGCCAGAACAAAAAACTTATTGGACATAAAGTTTGTCAGCGGGGTCCTTGAAATCCCAAATGTACTAATCCATCAATACACGGAAAGTCTCTTCAAGAATCTCATTGCGCTAGAGCATTGTTCAGGTGACAGTGTGCAACACATCACCTCCTACGTTTTTCTCATGAAGAGCCTAATTGGAAGTGACGAAGATGTGAagttacttaaaaaaaaagacatcctCACAAACTATGATGTCAACGAGAAAGAGGTTGCTAAACTGTTTGAGAAGTCATGTGAGGAGGTGAATTTGAATGAATCTTATTATGATGGGTTGTTTGAACAAGTGAAAGGGCATAAAAGCACCAGGAAGACTTGGCATCTACGGTCTGAGGAATTTAAGCGAAGTTATCGTAGAAACCCATTACACTCTTGTACATAG
- the LOC7485819 gene encoding uncharacterized protein LOC7485819, translated as MVHSIWTCKLAGYAQKPNLETSPKRTIPAPKRNVTVQIPSQLVRRIQVFEIANQRVKGTNQLNNSNEDSLMDIENQDPFQAFIDHARSVLSPVEGDEDEEIYDPSTNGSESTGPGWSWIASRILKTCIAYSSGVTSAILLSDLSQAWSEQRRSGVSKKRPEIISHLKKKHRRNKLANTVTIDSVYEKNFLSLNSVLEAVIVDAFVLPGTNIYMLTLGDFWSSNTIELYLHRRYYDLVDPHSGILKRGREIFLTGCYLRTAREGAGSTRLLPTEYLVILLDDDQDDDAMLIAAQFCSDSFSSISFNEASTGVPYSLYARIESIQSKEIQGISGSVKRKEITLVDNDGVRLEFLLWGEQVLLANLFSVGSMLALDRPYIASSAESAIETSHELCLEYGSATQLFLVPFLQHEEQVYIPSTQNRYQGSRLMSTVDPAQGFKVSQVALPCDSQGSVDFSSYPFQSFVTDLHDKMTSVSLYGVVTDIFRERNTPEVIFSLKIEDATGAIWAKLHFARSWSFGRLGIGHTVYLAGLSCHLRKHSGLEATWYDNAAGAFFVNLSCLPALLNSSCLHKLSCLSDLSSEASCTYICRVRLDQVDQCHVNTRFSHSLCGHVVNKMPSGDVECSFCHCNCDAEVVRTFHLKITLADETGKMFAWCIGQTATELLQISPDEFYDLPEDEQFMYPSSLENESFIVALVNCQGQGYGFSQSITQEADAIPWEITRALRCE; from the exons ATGGTC CACTCCATTTGGACCTGTAAGCTAGCAGGCTATGCCCAAAAACCCAACCTTGAAACATCCCCAAAAAGAACAATTCCCGCGCCAAAACGCAACGTAACAGTGCAAATTCCCTCCCAACTAGTACGGAGAATCCAGGTTTTTGAAATCGCAAATCAGCGAGTTAAAGGCACGAATCAACTCAATAACTCAAACGAAGACTCACTAATGGACATAGAAAATCAAGACCCGTTTCAAGCATTCATCGATCACGCCAGGTCCGTTTTATCTCCCGTTGAAGGCGACGAAGATGAAGAAATTTACGATCCGAGTACAAACGGATCTGAGTCCACCGGACCGGGTTGGAGCTGGATCGCGAGTCGGATCCTCAAAACTTGTATCGCTTACTCAAGTGGTGTCACTTCTGCTATTCTCCTTTCAGATCTCTCTCAA GCGTGGAGCGAGCAACGGCGGAGCGGCGTATCGAAGAAGAGACCGGAAATCATCAGTCATTTAAAGAAGAAACACAGGAGAAATAAGTTAGCAAATACCGTGACTATTGATTCTGTTTATGAGAAGAATTTTCTGTCTTTAAATAGTGTTTTGGAAGCTGTTATTGTCGATGCTTTTGTTCTACCAg GGACGAATATTTATATGCTTACTTTAGGGGATTTTTGGAGCTCGAATACTATCGAACTTTATCTCCACCGAAG ATACTATGACTTGGTGGATCCTCACAGTGGGATTTTGAAAAGAGGGAGGGAAATTTTCCTCACAGGATGCTATCTTCGAACAGCCAGAGAAGGAGCTGGTTCTACCCGGCTTTTGCCGACAGAATATCTTGTGATATTGTTAGATGAT GATCAGGATGATGATGCTATGCTGATAGCAGCTCAGTTTTGTTCAGAttctttctcttccatttcGTTTAATGAGGCAAGCACCGGGGTTCCGTATTCATTATATGCAAg GATCGAATCTATTCAGTCAAAGGAAATTCAAGGAATATCTGGTAGTGTAAAGAGGAAAGAAATCACTCTTGTTGATAACGATGGTGTCAGGCTAGAATTTCTCTTGTGGGGAGAGCAGGTTCTCCTTGCCAATCTTTTCAG TGTTGGAAGTATGCTTGCACTTGATAGACCATATATTGCAAGTTCTGCAGAGAGTGCCATTGAAACAAGCCATGAACTTTGTCTTGAATATGGTAGTGCAACACAACTGTTTTTGGTACCTTTCCTGCAACACGAGGAACAG GTATATATACCTTCGACACAGAACCGATATCAGGGCTCAAGACTGATGAGTACGGTAGATCCTGCTCAGGGTTTTAAGGTTTCACAAGTGGCATTGCCCTGTGATTCTCAGGGGTCCGTTGACTTCAGTAGCTATCCTTTTCAA TCATTTGTAACTGACCTTCATGACAAGATGACCAGCGTCAGCCTCTATGGTGTTGTTACAGACATTTTCCGTGAAAGAAACACTCCAGAAGTTATTTTCTCCTTAAAAATTGAAGATGCAACGGGAGCAATTTGGGCAAAGCTACACTTTGCTAGATCCTG GTCATTTGGGAGATTGGGTATTGGTCACACAGTATATTTAGCTGGATTGTCGTGCCATTTGAGAAAACATAGTGG CCTTGAAGCAACATGGTATGATAATGCAGCAGGGGCCTTCTTCGTAAACCTTAGTTGCTTGCCAGCATTGCTGAACTCGTCTTGTCTTCATAAGTTGTCATGCCTCTCTGATCTATCCAGTGAAGCCAGTTGTACATAT ATTTGTCGAGTTCGACTTGACCAAGTTGATCAGTGTCATGTGAATACAAGATTTTCACATTCTCTTTGTGGTCATGTTGTCAACAAGATGCCTAGTGGGGATGTTGAATGCAGCTTCTGTCATTGTAATTGTGATGCTGAAGTTGTGCGCACATTCCACCTGAAAATCACTCTTGCAGATGAGACTGGAAAGATGTTTGCTTGGTGCATCGGTCAAACTGCTACAGAGTTGCTTCAGATATCCCCCGATGAATTTTATGATCTTCCCGAG GATGAGCAATTCATGTATCCTTCATCTCTAGAGAATGAGAGCTTCATAGTTGCATTAGTGAATTGCCAGGGGCAGGGTTATGGATTCAGTCAGAGTATAACCCAGGAGGCTGATGCAATTCCGTGGGAGATCACTCGTGCATTAAGGTGTGAATAG
- the LOC7468099 gene encoding peptidyl-prolyl cis-trans isomerase CYP21-4-like, producing MARIKPQALLNQSKRKKGPARISATTIFLCNLVVVVIVLSVVATYKHWSQRSRNQPISGLSTFEDTANSFADSKKYDLPGYAILNTSKGYITVELYKDGSPMIVDKFLDLCQKEYFKGMPFHHVIKHYVIQAGHGQGLGAAEDWTTKGKLHSRLATSPKHEAFMIGTSKTRDNTEFELFITTAPIPDLNDKLLVFGRAIKGEDVVQEIEEVDTDEHYRPKSPVGIIGVTLKREI from the exons ATGGCAAGGATAAAACCTCAGGCATTGCTAAATCAGAGCAAAAGGAAGAAGGGGCCAGCTCGAATCAGTGCCACTACTATATTTCTCTGTAACTTAGTTGTTGTGGTGATTGTATTGTCCGTAGTTGCAACATATAAGCATTGGTCACAAAG GTCAAGGAACCAACCAATAAGTGGTCTATCGACTTTTGAG GACACTGCCAATTCATTTGCAGATTCAAAGAAGTATGATCTCCCTGGTTATGCT ATTCTGAATACATCAAAAGGTTATATAACAGTAGAACTGTACAAAGATGGTTCTCCAATGATAGTGGACAAATTCCTTGACTTGTG TCAAAAAGAGTACTTCAAAGGGATGCCTTTCCATCACGTGATCAAGCATTATGTAATTCAAGCAGGGCATGGCCAAGGCCTTGGTGCTGCTGAAGATTGGACCACTAAAGGAAAGCTTCACAGTAGGCTTGCTACAAG CCCAAAGCACGAAGCTTTTATGATCGGAACCTCAAAAACTAGAGACAACACAGAATTTGAGCTATTTATTACAACTGCACCCATTCCAGATCTAAATGACAAGCTTTTGGTGTTTGGACGGGCCATAAAGGGAGAGGATGTGGTGCAG GAAATTGAAGAGGTGGACACAGATGAACATTATCGGCCCAAGTCTCCAGTAGGGATCATTGGCGTGACACTGAAACGCGAAATTTGA